The following proteins are co-located in the Vigna angularis cultivar LongXiaoDou No.4 chromosome 2, ASM1680809v1, whole genome shotgun sequence genome:
- the LOC108327709 gene encoding fasciclin-like arabinogalactan protein 10, which produces MVAHSRLPLLVLLSLLTVVSAHNITDILAADPQYSDFNNFLTQTRLADEINTRQTITVLVLNNAAFSAVADKHPLSVVKNLLSLHILLDYFDNTKLHQITNGTTLSTTLYQTTGTANGNVGSVNITDLKGGKVGFGSAASGSKLDSTYTKSVKQIPYNISVIEISAPIIAPGILAAPPPSADLNITALIEKAGCKTFASLISTNGLVKTFQSTADKGLTIFAPNDEAFKARGVPDLSKLTNAEVVSLLQYHATAKYLPVGSLKTTKDAINTLASNGAGKYDFTVSSAGDSLTIHTGVDSSRIADTVLDSTPLSIYSVDNVLLPPELFATSPSPAPAPEPASSPSPSSAPTPAEAPSPLPASPPAPAGDTPAGSPADAPSSAAERSTSAGKSSGVHVKASAVLTVTVTALSALLISTTFM; this is translated from the coding sequence ATGGTTGCTCACTCTCGCCTCCCCCTGCTCGTCCTCCTCTCACTCCTCACCGTCGTCTCCGCCCACAACATCACCGACATTCTCGCCGCCGACCCGCAGTACAGCGACTTCAACAACTTCCTCACCCAAACCAGACTAGCAGACGAAATCAACACGCGCCAGACCATCACCGTGCTCGTTCTCAACAACGCCGCATTCTCCGCCGTCGCCGACAAGCACCCCCTCTCCGTCGTCAAAAACCTCCTCAGCCTCCACATCCTCCTCGACTACTTCGACAACACCAAACTCCACCAAATCACCAACGGCACGACGCTCTCAACCACGCTCTACCAAACCACTGGCACTGCCAACGGCAACGTCGGATCGGTCAACATCACCGATCTTAAAGGTGGCAAAGTCGGCTTCGGCTCCGCGGCCTCAGGATCCAAGCTTGACTCGACCTACACCAAATCGGTCAAACAAATCCCCTACAACATCTCCGTCATCGAAATCAGCGCGCCTATAATCGCGCCGGGGATACTGGCGGCACCTCCTCCGTCAGCTGACCTAAACATTACGGCTCTTATCGAGAAAGCTGGATGCAAAACATTCGCCTCACTCATCTCCACTAACGGACTGGTTAAAACATTTCAGTCAACGGCGGACAAAGGTTTGACTATTTTCGCACCTAATGATGAAGCTTTCAAGGCGCGTGGCGTACCTGATTTGAGCAAGCTCACCAATGCCGAAGTCGTCTCGCTCTTACAGTACCACGCTACCGCCAAGTACCTTCCGGTTGGATCTCTCAAAACCACCAAAGACGCCATCAACACGTTAGCCTCCAACGGCGCCGGGAAATACGACTTCACCGTTTCCTCCGCCGGCGACTCTCTAACGATCCATACCGGCGTCGACTCCTCCAGAATCGCCGACACTGTTCTAGATTCCACTCCGCTCTCTATTTACTCCGTCGACAACGTTCTCCTTCCTCCGGAGCTTTTCGCTACGTCGCCGTCGCCCGCTCCGGCCCCGGAACCAGCTAGCTCGCCTTCTCCATCTTCGGCACCAACTCCTGCGGAAGCGCCTTCGCCACTTCCAGCGTCTCCCCCGGCTCCTGCGGGAGACACTCCAGCTGGCTCGCCGGCGGACGCGCCGTCATCTGCGGCTGAGCGGAGCACCTCCGCCGGCAAGAGTAGCGGTGTTCACGTGAAAGCTTCTGCGGTTCTCACTGTTACAGTGACTGCTTTGTCGGCTTTGTTGATTTCCACtacttttatgtaa